The following are encoded in a window of Vigna unguiculata cultivar IT97K-499-35 chromosome 8, ASM411807v1, whole genome shotgun sequence genomic DNA:
- the LOC114194191 gene encoding uncharacterized protein LOC114194191, which yields MRELGFQERRSWRRAGSRRGGDTSPDSVIFTLESNLSLFSSASASVDRCSFASDAHDHDSLVSEISLHLAGQEHDGDFAHSESWSGPDPDLDPNNRQHQRRGDADLDALHRKHHQNRFYGKGEKAKVQKEEDRDGGDTEDGNQPLEFDSARNSFSLALKECQDRRSRSEALLKKHDRRRPASLDLNNAVGNGNVSSPRLGLGAMKKSTVCSRRSGSGSANFPSPGTPNYLHASAAMQKGWCSERVPLHTSAARKQVGAALLPFNNGRTLPSKWDDAERWILSPVSGDSTGRASLPAPQRRPKSKSGPLGPPGAAAVASYSLYSPAAPLFDGGNSGSFMTASPFSAAVSVSAAADGLMASSGGSCGAVPTRTDPCMARSVSVHGCSQMQSQSSLPAQGEKFDGFKDAGTNVSPAISRRDMATQMSPEGSSCSSPNLRPSFSASTPPSLPLSEFKSLPFSKMDVRDVPVDERVTMTRWSKKHRALFSGRGSENDGSWKIRETSSRSSSWDITEGSKTVTKAKREEAKINAWENLQKAKAEAAIRKLEMKLEKKRASSMDKIMNKLRLAQKKAQEMRSSVSTNRDHQVARTPHKAILFSRATQMGSLSGCFTCHAF from the exons ATGAGAGAGTTAGGGTTTCAAGAACGTCGCTCGTGGAGGCGTGCCGGTTCGCGAAGAGGCGGCGACACCAGCCCCGACTCCGTCATCTTCACTCTCGAATCCAACCTCAGCCTCTTCTCCTCCGCCTCCGCCAGTGTCGATCGATGTTCCTTTGCCTCCGACGCTCACGACCACGACTCCTTAGTCTCCGAAATCTCTCTG CATTTGGCGGGACAGGAGCATGACGGAGATTTTGCTCATAGCGAAAGCTGGAGCGGTCCAGATCCGGATCTGGATCCTAATAACCGACAGCATCAACGACGTGGCGATGCAGATTTGGATGCATTACACAGAAAACATCACCAAAATCGTTTCTATGGAAAAGGAGAGAAAGCGAAAG TCCAAAAGGAAGAAGACCGTGACGGTGGTGACACTGAGGACGGGAATCAGCCCTTGGAATTTGATTCTGCGAGGAACTCTTTTTCTCTGGCTCTCAAAG AGTGTCAGGATAGGAGATCAAGATCTGAGGCGTTATTGAAGAAGCACGATCGGCGAAGGCCTGCTTCGTTAGATCTGAACAATGCCGTTGGCAATGGCAATGTTTCTTCGCCTCGTTTGGGATTAGGGGCCATGAAGAAAAGCACTGTTTGTTCTCGAAGGTCTGGCTCTGGCTCTGCCAATTTTCCTAGTCCTGGAACGCCTAATTATCTTCACGCTAGTGCTGCTATGCAAAAGGGTTGGTGTTCGGAGCGAGTTCCTTTGCATACGAGTGCTGCCCGCAAGCAGGTTGGTGCTGCTCTGTTGCCTTTCAACAACGGGCGGACTTTGCCGTCCAAATGGGATGACGCTGAAAGGTGGATTCTGAGTCCCGTTTCCGGCGACAGCACTGGGAGGGCCTCGCTTCCAGCGCCGCAGAGAAGGCCCAAGTCCAAGAGTGGGCCACTTGGCCCCCCTGGCGCTGCTGCAGTTGCTTCCTATTCCTTGTATTCCCCTGCGGCGCCTTTGTTTGACGGTGGGAATTCAGGGAGTTTCATGACGGCTTCCCCATTTTCTGCTGCTGTTAGTGTCTCAGCTGCTGCTGACGGGTTGATGGCCAGTTCCGGTGGCAGTTGTGGGGCGGTCCCCACCAGGACTGATCCTTGCATGGCACGCTCAGTTAGTGTCCATGGTTGCTCTCAGATGCAGAGTCAGTCATCATTGCCTGCCCAAG GGGAGAAGTTTGATGGTTTCAAAGATGCAGGCACCAATGTATCGCCTGCTATTTCTAGGAGGGACATGGCAACCCAGATGAGCCCGGAGGGTAGCTCATGCTCGTCTCCAAATTTGAGGCCTTCTTTCTCTGCCTCTACTCCACCTTCCCTTCCTCTATCAGAGTTCAAGAGTTTGCCTTTCTCTAAAATGGATGTTAGAGATGTACCGGTAGATGAACGTGTAACCATGACAAGGTGGTCCAAGAAACACAGGGCCCTATTCTCTGGCAGAGGCTCAGAAAATGATGGCAGCTGGAAAATTAGAGAAACGAGCAGTCGATCTTCATCTTGGGACATTACTGAAGGTTCAAAGACTGTGACAAA GGCCAAAAGGGAGGAAGCCAAAATCAATGCATGGGAGAATTTGCAAAAGGCAAAAGCTGAGGCTGCTATACGGAAACTAGAG ATGAAGTTGGAGAAGAAGCGAGCATCATCAATGGATAAGATTATGAACAAGCTGAGATTAGCTCAGAAAAAAGCTCAAGAAATGAGAAGTTCAGTTTCCACCAACCGGGATCATCAAGTTGCTAGAACTCCTCACAAGGCTATATTATTTAGTAGAGCCACTCAGATGGGTTCTTTGAGTGGTTGTTTCACATGTCATGCCTTTTAA
- the LOC114194192 gene encoding uncharacterized protein LOC114194192 codes for MGSRNLFGVNYLLLKPEEATVFDLGTLLFSSKLSNRRFIECPEGVEAEYFRQRWLIFTSVVAQILLLASRNSLKRFGDMLEFWINLLSWNGGFKGLFFNILRGKVKIPEKSSASYLSVVGCIDTRVDLDKNIKQNDAKYEGSLSMMASKLSYENENVVCNAVQNHWNMEFLGLHSFWNDYQEQWSTKAIILQDTKSEPKLIVVAFRGTEPFDADQWRTDVDLSWYNFANVGRIHVGFMKALGLQKNFGWPKEIDQTNPYSYAYYTIREKLRTMLKENTDAKFILTGHSLGGALAILFAALLTIHEETSLLEKLEGVYTFGQPRVGDYEFGEFMKDKLRKYNVRFKRYVYCNDVVPRVPYDDKNLFYKHFAPCLYFNSFYRGQVLEEEPNKNYFSVFWVIPKLLNAVWELIRGFLPALLVGESYTQNWFMTIMRIFGCMIPGIPEHLPPDYVNVTRLGTLPQNSQDSKTD; via the exons ATGGGTTCCAGAAATCTATTTGGTGTCAATTATCTGTTGCTTAAGCCAGAAGAAGCAACTGTGTTTGATCTTGGGACCCTCTTGTTCTCTTCCAAGTTGAGCAATAGAAGATTCATAGAGTGCCCAGAAGGGGTTGAAGCAGAATATTTTCGACAAAGATGGCTCATCTTCACATCTGTTGTGGCACAGATTCTCCTTCTTGCCTCAAGAAACTCCTTGAAAAGGTTCGGGGACATGTTGGAGTTTTGGATCAATCTTTTATCATGGAATGGAGGTTTCAAAGGACTCTTCTTCAACATTCTAAGAG GAAAGGTGAAAATACCAGAAAAATCATCAGCATCATATTTATCTGTGGTGGGTTGCATTGACACACGAGTTGACTTAGAcaaaaacattaaacaaaatGATGCCAAATACGAAGGATCCCTCTCAATGATGGCTTCAAAGTTGTCCTACGAAAATGAAAATGTTGTTTGTAACGCAGTGCAAAATCATTGGAAT ATGGAGTTTTTGGGGTTACACAGCTTCTGGAACG ATTACCAAGAGCAGTGGTCGACAAAAGCAATCATATTGCAAGATACGAAGTCGGAACCGAAGTTGATTGTTGTTGCATTCAGGGGTACAGAGCCATTTGATGCAGACCAATGGAGAACAGATGTGGATCTCTCTTGGTACAACTTTGCCAATGTGGGTAGGATACATGTTGGCTTTATGAAAGCATTGGGTCTTCAGAAGAATTTTGGATGGCCCAAAGAGATTGATCAAACCAACCCCTATTCTTACGCCTACTATACAATCAGAGAGAAGCTCAGAACAATGTTGAAGGAAAATACGGATGCAAAATTCATACTTACAGGCCACAGTTTGGGAGGAGCCTTGGCCATTCTCTTTGCTGCTCTTCTCACAATACATGAGGAGACATCGCTGTTGGAGAAATTAGAAGGGGTTTATACATTTGGGCAGCCACGAGTTGGGGACTATGAGTTTGGGGAGTTCATGAAGGACAAGCTCAGAAAGTATAATGTGAGATTCAAGAGGTATGTTTACTGCAATGATGTGGTGCCTAGGGTCCCTTACGATGACAAAAACCTCTTCTATAAACACTTTGCTCCTTGCCTCTACTTCAACAGCTTCTACCGGGGGCAG GTTCTAGAGGAGGAGCCAAACAAGAACTATTTTTCTGTGTTCTGGGTCATACCCAAGTTGCTAAACGCAGTCTGGGAGCTTATTAGAGGATTTCTTCCCGCCCTCCTAGTAGGTGAAAGCTATACTCAGAACTGGTTCATGACGATAATGAGGATCTTTGGATGCATGATTCCAGGAATACCCGAACATCTTCCTCCAGATTATGTCAATGTTACCAGGTTGGGAACTTTACCTCAAAACTCGCAAGATTCCAAGACTGACTGA
- the LOC114193441 gene encoding heat stress transcription factor B-4-like, whose translation MALLLDNCESILLSLDTHKSVPAPFLTKTYQLVDDPATDHIVSWGEDDATFVVWRPPEFARDLLPNYFKHNNFSSFVRQLNTYGFRKIVPDRWEFANEFFKKGEKHLLCEIHRRKTHHQHQQQQVQGMHQQHQFGLNVPPFFPFHNRLSVSPPHDSDELANWCDSPPSGNNIVNNNSYNTVAALSEDNERLRRSNNMLMSELAHMKKLYNDIIYFVQNHVKPVAPSNTYPSLLLCSNNNNSISSQPSHINNVSTVQRPVKQFVGCYSNNSTRQARAVNSPTNSSITIVEDEPSSNSCKTKLFGVSLQSKKRVHPEYGSNNLLSSETNKARLVVENDELFGLNLMPPSTC comes from the exons ATGGCTCTTCTACTTGATAACTGTGAGAGCATTTTGCTCTCTTTGGACACACACAAATCTGTTCCTGCACCTTTCCTTACCAAAACATACCAACTTGTCGATGATCCTGCCACCGACCACATCGTATCTTGGGGCGAGGACGACGCCACCTTCGTTGTTTGGCGGCCCCCAGAGTTTGCCAGAGACCTTCTTCCCAACTACTTCAAACACAACAACTTCTCAAGCTTCGTTCGCCAACTCAACACCTAC GGTTTCAGAAAGATCGTGCCTGATAGATGGGAGTTCGCAAACGAGTTCTTCAAGAAAGGAGAGAAGCACTTGTTGTGCGAGATCCACAGAAGGAAAACCCATCACCAGCATCAGCAACAACAAGTGCAGGGCATGCACCAGCAGCATCAGTTTGGACTCAACGTTCCCCCTTTCTTTCCCTTCCACAACAGACTCAGCGTGTCCCCTCCGCACGACTCGGACGAGTTAGCCAATTGGTGCGACTCGCCGCCCAGTGGAAACAACATCGTCAACAACAACAGCTACAACACTGTCGCTGCACTTTCTGAAGACAACGAAAGACTGAGGAGAAGCAACAACATGCTCATGTCAGAGCTCGCACACATGAAGAAGCTTTACAACGACATCATCTACTTTGTTCAGAACCATGTCAAACCCGTGGCTCCAAGCAACACTTACCCTTCTCTTCTACTATGCAGTAACAACAACAATAGCATATCATCACAACCCTCTCACATAAACAACGTTTCAACAGTTCAGAGACCGGTGAAACAGTTTGTGGGGTGTTATTCCAACAACAGTACTAGGCAAGCGCGTGCTGTGAACTCTCCCACTAACAGCTCCATCACCATCGTTGAAGATGAACCTAGCAGTAACAGCTGCAAGACCAAGCTTTTCGGAGTGTCTCTTCAATCCAAGAAAAGGGTGCACCCCGAGTACGGATCTAACAATCTTCTAAGTTCAGAAACAAATAAAGCCCGTTTGGTTGTGGAAAACGATGAATTGTTTGGCTTAAATCTCATGCCCCCTTCAACTTGTTAG